TGTTTGTGCAGGTGTTTGAAGTTATGATATGCTTAGTAAAATGGCACCTGGATGAGCTGGTAAAGTTCTGTGCCCACAGGTGCAGAGAGCGGGAAATTGTTTACTGGCAGGCTGCGTTGTTTGTGGTCAGGTTATGGTCAGGTTCTGTGAAAGACGCAAGATGTTGTTTCTGCAGGTGTTTCGAGGCCATTGTCTTGTTCTTATTCATCTTCAATGctggcattttaataaaatttttgacATGGTTTTTACTCTGTCTATtcattttgaatatttgaatgaatgatATTCAAATTTCTGAATCTGACTGATGTCATTCTCCTGGTCTGTGCAGTGGGAGACCCCTGTGTTCAGATCTTCGAGCAGCCAAAACAGAGAGGCATGCGCTTCAGGTACAAATGCGAGGGTCGTTCAGCGGGCAGCATACCTGGAGAAAGAAGCTCAGACAATAACAGAACCTACCCAAGCATTCAGGTacctgtttttaatgtgttacagCACTGAAGAAAGAATTCACTGTATGATTCAACTTTAAAGAAAACGTGATCACTAAGTGATTCTATAAACAGCATCTCTCTTTATATCTCTCCCTATCAGATTCTAAATGTTACCGTGAAAGGAAAAGTACGTGTTACCCTGGTGACCAAAAGTGACCCATATAAACCTCATCCCCATGACTTGGTGGGTAAGGACTGCAAGGATGGTTATTACGAGGTAGAGTTTGGACCTGAACGAAGAGTCATCGCGTAAGTTGGtgcttttaatgttaaaatgtcaaaatagttTGAATGTCACTTAAATACAGAAGGTTAAAACTTTTTGATTGCAGATATATTATCTGCATACTTTGCTCTAATCTCGTTTGGTCCTGTTACCATTTTCCTCCTAATGAAATGAAACATCTCTGTGCCCCACATCAAAGCCATTCCAATGTGCTTTCCGTATTACTCCAGCCCACACACTACCACAGTTCTCTTCCGAAGGGTTGtccattcttcttcttttttttttttttttaaagaaccatgTTGTTTCAGAGTAGGGAGCCATTCAGGGAATTCCCCCTGATATGCAAAATGAGAGCCTTAGAGCTCCAGTCTGCCCTCAATTTTAAACAGTATGTCAGTATGGTTAGTTCTAACCTCACTGTTCCTGTTAGCTTTAGTCTTTAGGATCAGTGTTCAAGAGGTACAACATAAAGAACTAAACATCTGACCGACACAGTTTAACggattgtttctttgttttttattttttaggtttcAGAACCTGGGTATCCAGTGTGTGCGAAGAAGAGAAGTGAGAGACGCCATAATGCAGAGGATTACGCGAAGAATCAACCCCTTCAATGGTGAGAACAAATGGCCCAAATAGAATATGCATACACAGAAAGCCCATCAGATTTAATCAGAATTGGGGgtacttatttgttttgttatatttatttttattcacttagtagatgcttttatgcATAGTGTCGTACAAATTAGTTTATAGATTTATCCGATTTATCCTCCAATTTTGCAAGGAAAACATCTGAACCTTGTAGTCACTTCTCTTacctcttattattattactgaccCAGTTTCTTTCACTTTCTCTTGTTATCAAAAATTCTGTATTTAGAAGATGCCCGATGTTAAAATCGTTAACGCTTATCCGTTTTTCTCTTTCCTGGCTTCAATACTGTATGACACGCTGTCATTTGACAGTGCAGTTAGGGTAGAAAAAATCACTTCTCTTTATTTTTAGTGAATGTTTTGCACAACTGGCTGCGGTATTGAGTGGCATATGATCAGGGGGAATTTATTTAGAGAGGGAGGAATGTCAGGAGGAACTGTAAACTATACTTTTTTGTGTAACTGATAACGTTGGCTTACTCTAAAGTATGCAAAAGGCCAAATACTTCAGGAATTCCATGCAAATTATTGTGTGGGAGGAAATTACAGCAGGGTCAACGTTTGTAAAGTTTCAGATTGTGTCTTGCCACCACCAGGAATGTTTTTGTGATAAATGAGTGTGACAATTTGACCTACAGAGTAACTTTTGGAAATGCTTGAGGATATTCTTTAAGGTATTATATATATGAAGTGATTCAACAAGCATGTCACATTATGTTAGCAGATGTTGTAGAATCATTCTTGTAGAGTCATACCATTGTCTAGCCAAATGATATTTGAGAAATTATGGAAATGTTGCAACAGGACTTTACACAACATGGTTAGTGAACAGGGAATGCTAGATTGTGAACTTGCTTCCTCATGCTTGTTCTGCTGTTCTCTGTGGTGACAGGCTGTTTGAGGGACTGCTCTCACTTCTGCTATGATTACCAAATAAAGATCTCTCTCTTTGGCTGTGGAACACTGACAGTCCCCTAAAAACTAGGTAGATTAGTCATGGTGGCAGTCGTAGtgagattattttttaaattacttttgaagTTTGGTCGTGTGTTGAAGGGATGACCTGCCAGAGATGACCTCATTCGAACTGACATGATCCCGCGATGATTGAACTGATGACGCATTCATTTCATTATTGACTAGGTAATCGAATGTTTTTTTGCGAAGAGGTATTCGTTTTGTGGTTAGGGCTGTCACAAACATGAAAGGATAGCTGAGAATTAAATGTCATACCAGTAATTGTGATTAATGATGTAATTGTTTCATGTTCTGCTTAATACTTCTACAATGAAAATAAGTTGTTTTGAAACCCTTTTTGCTCCAATATTGATTGTATATTTTGCAAACAGAGAAACCACAAGTAACacactaaattaaacatgaaatttattagaaagtagaaagactgaaatagtattttctgtgCAACTTATCCTCTCTTATACTCTACtttgaaaaatctatttttttcacattaaaaaataatttattcaattttgACATTAAGATTAATTTTGTCATATTCATGAATTAAAGTGGTCCGGACTGTAAAAtcctaaaatatttgtcattaaaCAGAGGGAGGGTTCAAATAACGCATAACTGCACCTCAAAAAGGGCATTTCATGACATTTCTACATTTGATTACAATTCCCTTATGTGGTAATATGTTACTGTGCAAAAGAACTCACAAAAACTCGAAATAGCAAGCAGTTTAATCAGTAGGCATATGTGTCATGTTAGCAAAAAAGTATGTAGCTATAAAAGTCGTGGCGTCTGTGAGGCTGCCCCTAGTTGGATTTGCCGTGATGGGTGCTGAGTGGGTGTTGAGGGCACATTTTGGTGTTAGATGTCACAGATGGTGGGTTCAGGTGACGAGAGATGAGTGTCAGTCTTGGGAATGGTGGTGTGCCCACAGAATGGAGAATCTTCACCTGCCTGCCCCCATTTCTCTCTACAGCTCGAACCCTCTGCTTCACCTTCCAGCAGCCCACGCTAACCTAAGTCGCCCCCCACCTGCGACTGCTGTCCACTTGTGTCTCTTGCTCTCCGATTTCACTAAATGCAGAACCAGAGGTGCACATATACGCAAATAAACATGACCACACTGCGTCTCGCAGTTGCCTTTCTCACACTCCGCCTCTTGCTATCTTCCACACCCACTCATCTCTTCCCACCTCACCTCTGTTCCACTGTTCCCTCTTGTCTGTTTTACATCTGTCTGCTGTGCTCCTCGCTGCTCAGCTTCCGTCTCCTTCCTTCTTTCCCACTTCTGGGCTTGTGGTCTGGACAGAGGTGTCTCTTTGCGTCAGGAGGCCGCCCCCTTTGCTGCAGAGTCGTCAGTGATACTTTGTCACTCGAGCTGTCTTTCTCTATTTCCACCTGCTGTGACCTCAGAGCTGTGGGCGGGATAGCCGTGGGGCGAACAGAGGCAGACTCCTGAGAGTGAGAGCGTGGGGGCGGAGGTGCACACACTAAGAGATGTCTACACTAGCACTCGTGTGGGTGGTTGTGCTCGCATAGGCTGATGTGTCAGTGGCATTTCTGGTGATGCTGCTGGGTGAAATCTGCAAGTGCACAGCATGCTGCTTGCTTTTCTGACTTGGACAACAATTATGCTTTGTATTAATGCTGTCTTTAAATACACCTCGGTCaggtgttcattattacatcatgCGTTTCAGTCCTAACTAACTAAACAAAGGAATTATATTGTAAACAACACTAATGCAAAATTTGAAATATAGATTTATATCACTTATTTATATGTGGGATCACAACTAAAGTTGAAGTAAATCATGCAAAATGGCTTAGATTGCCAAGTATTGTTTAGtctaaaatgactgtaaatgaattaaattactaaattatgaTATCTTTAATtatctttaatttttaattataaatgtatatattttgcataaatttcCAGTATTACAATAATTTACtgttaaaagtacaaaaaatactATATTAAAGTAAAGgtacatttgttaaaataatcaaaaaaaggCAAAACTGCAAATTGAATaaacacattcattttaaaataatattacattgtatttcattttaaaatgttattatttataatagtatttatttatttattcatttttttcagaaCTGTGATAAACCTGCTTTTTTATCCTGAAATAATACTCAAcaccaaaaaaaatctaaaaaacaagtTTGTCAGCTAACTTTAAACGAACTGACCTGGTTTTCGTTCTCGTGCCTGTTTCATTTTCTTATCCCTCTTCCCCTTTCCTCTTCATTCACAGACTCTTTATATTTGTTGTTATATTTTGTGTCCACAGTTCCCCGAGACCAGCTGCTGCAGACTGAGGAATATGATCTGAATGTGGTGCGTCTTTGCTTCCAAGTTTTCCTGCAAGATGAGACCGGGATGTACAACACCGCTCTGCCTCCCATCGTCTCCAACCCTATCTATGACAACAGtgagtttacacaaataaaaagcacGCTCTGTCATTTCTGCAAGTTGAAAACTGTTTGGCTGCATTACAACACTGATATGGACTTAGCTTTTTGATGAGTGGCAGAACAGTGTTGTTTTTGCTGCTGCTAGTCCTACAGAGTCACTAGGGATAGTAGGGCAAATCTTGAAATAGAATACAATATTTATTACTCACtgttttagttatatttttatcATGGTGCTTTTTTAATATTGCCTTTAGTTTCTTGATACGAATAAAGTAagcattattacagtatttactgtaatgatttttatgagtataaaaattaagtttttttagtAATGCAAATTTCAGTCCACtacataaaaactaatttaaatgtgatatttattaGCTAAGAAAGAAAAGAGTGGATTTGTATATAATTTTCAAGTATAGAACTTATTCTATATCATGTTCTATACATTATAATCAACGAAAATAAGCAAAAAACTGATGCGAGTCACTACCTCCACAGAGCACGAAGCTGTGGCAATGCATTGCTTAGGTGACAGATCTGTCAGTGGCCACATCCCACACTACAGGAAGTGAGCATGGTCCATTTCAACACTTCCTCACGTGATGGTGCTGTACAGCGCGAGCAGAACAGCAATGCTTGCAGAGTGTTTTTGTGCGGTTGTGTGATGCTAAATAAGTcatcggataaaaaaaaaaagctcaggcCATGAGTTAGTTAAACCCTTTCATTTTGTTGTAGATGCTGACTTTCAAGTCTTTCATGTTGTTCTCATGACAATGAAGTAAAACTAGCTTGTGTTAATATGGTGAGCCgttctttgccatcacagaaatcaGTCTCGTACAACCCAGAAAAGAGGAAGCAATAAACCACCCCGCCCTTACTCTGTAAATTATGACAGGTTTGGCTGCTTTTTCAGTCTCAGGACATAATGTTTGCAAGTGTGGCTGTGCCCACAGATACTCCGATAAAGTCAAAGAATGTGAAAAAGGTTTTTCTTACTGCTCATAGCATGTAAGATTTTCTAATCTTCAATCTCAATGACCTGTGTTTGTTTCAGGGGCCCCAAATACAGCCGAACTGCGAATCTGCCGGGTGAACAAGAACAGCGGCAGTGTGAAGGGAGGTGATGAGATATTCCTCCTCTGCGATAAAGTACAGAAAGGTACGGGAACATTTGAatgatttgaagaaaaaaaatcttaagtgtTATCGATTTTagattttaacattcatatttgtatttattaagttcttttcttttattcatcatacattcattttattttatggaaattATCTATCCACCTTCCATTGCTAGTTTTCTTCTTTCGCCATTCTTTTATTTAATACCATCATGTCACCTTACTCTAGATGACATTGAGGTGAGGTTCTTCACTCAGACCTGGGAGGCCAAAGGCTTATTCTCTCAGGCAGACGTACACAGGCAAGTGGCCATAGTGTTCAAGACACCCGCCTACTGTGACACCACCATCACAGCCCCTGTCACAGTGCGCATGCAGCTGCGTCGGCCCACAGACCAGGAGGTCAGTGAGGCCATGGAGTTCCGCTATCTGCCTGATGACAaaggtaatacatttttttttaaatgcacgtGTAAATGTCTCATTTGGTTTTTGAAaagattttattcaaaatatcacaCATTTGGgcagttgcaccacatgacattgcAAACAccataattattatttgaaaaaattataaatatatttttcaatgtaaaaagtatttattttacaatcactTATTATTTCTTAAATACCAATTTTGAGGAGTTAGCCTTTTTTAACCCTGTCTGGTTATTATATTGATATAATgtaccattttatttgttttagtagaTCATGAGCATAATGTCTCTTTTTTCAGATCCATATGGCTGTCAAGAGAAGAAACGTAAAATTGAAAGCCAGATGAAATCCTTTTCTGGCTTCTCCCAAGGAGCCATGAACTTCATTAACAGACCAAAAGCAGTGGCTTCGTCAGGTTTGATGAATCAGAGAATTAAAATGGGTAAGAAGCAAAACACTTTTCATTTAAACCATTCTAAATAgcaatatagcaaaaaaaatctataaatatgtaCTTATATACATATTCCTTTTACAGAGCCTACAAATTATTATCCTCCATCAAACCGAGGCATGATGCGCCAAAATCCAACAGGCTTTTATAATAAAGCCCCTCCGTCCTGCCCCATGATGCCACAGCTAACAGAAACCCCACCATCAGGAACACACAGTCAAGCATGGTCCAGTCCAATCGCCAACACCCCCAGTAATGGAGTGGTCCTACAGCAGGTGAACCCAAGTCCCAGCATGCCCACCACAGGGGAAAGTGGAAACAGCCTTCCTCAACTGACAGATAGGGATCTGGAGTTTCTTCAACAGCCTCGGCAGGACCAGCAGAACCAGCAGGTCCAGCAATCCCAACAGCCACCTCAAAGGCAAGGACTAGAAGGAGCCCATAACTGGTATAACTTTGGGCACCAACAGCCTCAAAACACCCAGAATGGGGCAACAGGCACCGGTGGGTTCTTGTATACAGGCAACATAGAAGATGATATATTTCAAAACCTCATCAGCAATCATCAGCCAGTCTTACCAATGAAACAAGAAGCTCAAGGTTCGAACAACATGGCTGTGCTGGGGTCCAGCTCAGACTGTGTGTCGTCCTTCACCGCGCTCTTGAACTCCACCTCCCCCAATGGAGGTACCGCAGAGACCATGAGACAAATGGAAGCTGGTGGGCCCAATCAGAGGGTCTCGCAGATTTCCTACCCTGCCGGCATCATGGGGCAGGAGAGCAATCTTGATTCTTTTCCCTGGCAGTACTTTCACGAATAGAGTCGAATCCCataactgtttaatattttgttcttTAAATGTAGGCTCTGATTCATGTTCACTGAATGTATTTTCTGAAAATCAGAAGGGCTAGTTGTCCTGGAAATACTGTAAGATGCTGCCACCAATTAGGTAAAGCAGTgagattttattaaatgtttatgtacatAACAGTCTGATGGTCATGTTGGAGACGTTTGGGATCTTGAGTCCACAAATGCTCAATTATGACAGGTTAATTGTGTTCCTTAAAGTGGGAACTAGCAGGGAATTGTCCCTGGGTAATGGCTATGTCATTTTAAACATGCTTCTTATCCAAGGTTCTCAAATGTGCTGTTCAAACAAGGGTTTTCTTTGGTTACTCAAAAGTGATAAAATGGCTTTAGAAAACTTGTTCGGtttttactttattcaacatACACAAGCTTTTACATTGCATTTTCTATAGgcaagtttttgtatttttataaaatgaaagttTATACTACTGGACATGGATTTTTCCGATTTCATGTATGTAATGTTTGATACATTCTTGATAATGTGGAGGTTACCAATGTTTGTTTTCACTTATACTAGTAATTTGAATGCATCATCTTGTTTCTGTTTCACATTCCaaagttcaggtaaataaaggatTAAACTCTCTTATTTGGTGTACATATGTCTTTTCATATAACATTCGGTACAAATGAAGAGGGGACTGTGGATGCAGATACTGTATGTGTGGCTTTCATATTTCTGAACCCGTTGACATATGCTCCTAACAAAAAATGTCAGTGAACCAGTCATCGTGTCATTCAAGAGGTTTCAACACCCAACAGGGTTATATTTAATGCTTAGAAACATATTATTGTTATGTTGGTGAGTTACTTAACTGATTTTGAAACTTTGGAATTTTTTACTTCCTAATGAAATCTTttgattcacttttttttcaacagtttggaaatactataatactattttactttttgtttctctttttatgtaatttcaatactggactattttaaaataatgaggttttatattttgcatatacATAGTTATTGCATTCCCCATCAGTTAAACAATCTGCATTAATAATCACTAGAAATGACCTACATGGGTTAAATCACTATTATATAGTTACCAACTC
The Carassius auratus strain Wakin chromosome 38, ASM336829v1, whole genome shotgun sequence genome window above contains:
- the LOC113056954 gene encoding proto-oncogene c-Rel-like, producing the protein MHRDPNLMGDPCVQIFEQPKQRGMRFRYKCEGRSAGSIPGERSSDNNRTYPSIQILNVTVKGKVRVTLVTKSDPYKPHPHDLVGKDCKDGYYEVEFGPERRVIAFQNLGIQCVRRREVRDAIMQRITRRINPFNVPRDQLLQTEEYDLNVVRLCFQVFLQDETGMYNTALPPIVSNPIYDNRAPNTAELRICRVNKNSGSVKGGDEIFLLCDKVQKDDIEVRFFTQTWEAKGLFSQADVHRQVAIVFKTPAYCDTTITAPVTVRMQLRRPTDQEVSEAMEFRYLPDDKDPYGCQEKKRKIESQMKSFSGFSQGAMNFINRPKAVASSGLMNQRIKMEPTNYYPPSNRGMMRQNPTGFYNKAPPSCPMMPQLTETPPSGTHSQAWSSPIANTPSNGVVLQQVNPSPSMPTTGESGNSLPQLTDRDLEFLQQPRQDQQNQQVQQSQQPPQRQGLEGAHNWYNFGHQQPQNTQNGATGTGGFLYTGNIEDDIFQNLISNHQPVLPMKQEAQGSNNMAVLGSSSDCVSSFTALLNSTSPNGGTAETMRQMEAGGPNQRVSQISYPAGIMGQESNLDSFPWQYFHE